A segment of the Sulfuricurvum kujiense DSM 16994 genome:
TGGATGGGGTGGGCGGGATTTCCTTGAAGGGAGTCTTTTAACTTGTCTCACTTACTGATGGTCTTTTTGGTGCTGATGGTGCTTGCACCCGCTCTGCATTAATCAAAAACGAGGGAATAATCACCCCTCGGACTATCTGCTACGCTCAAAAGCTCAAAAATGCCTCTAAAAGCGTTTTTTACCTCCAAAACGTAAAATCCCCCTCTTTTTCTCTCAAAATCGTTTTTAGGGCTGTTTCTGTGATTCTTACTGAGGCTTTTAAGCCGAAGAGAGGAACGAAGTGACGGGAGCTTATCTTAACGCAGTGATTTAAACACGATCAGCTCTTTCGTGGGGTCGAAGTATTGGCGAAGCAATGGAAGATTAACCCCTCGTTCTCAATGATCGCATTTTCTCTTTTCACCGCTTCCCAAATGCTACTTTTTTAGGGTCAAAAATAATAAGAGATTTCGGCCCGAAATCCGTCTTTATTTAAATACACCGTAGGGATAAACTTATTAGAGACTTTTATTAGATACTATTATAGGGGGTGTGAAAAACCCTCTCAAACGCCCTACACAAGGGGCTTAGCTGGAAATCTTTTAACGGGTGAATTGTCGTATTTTAACGGGTGAATTGTCGTATTTTAACGACCAAAACCGTTTTTTAGAGACCTTTTTATATTAAGGTCGCTTTAATATTTAGCGTCCTATACTTTTATAAAGTCTTTATATTACAAATGAGGTCGTTAAAATGAACCCGAGAGAAGCAAGAGAGCTCCTACAAAAGCAAAAAGAGGAGGAGGTTAAAGACCTCGTAAAGATATCGAATAGCCTCGTCGAGGGCTTCGTATCCAAAAGCAACGCCGTTGCCCTAAAGATGCTTTTCTATATCGCCAAACAACAGTATAAAAAAAACGAGTGGGACATCGTGGAGTTTACGCTATCGGCGGATGATTTTGCGAAATATTGCAACCTAGATCACCGCATAATAAAGGACAATATAAAAACAATGCGTAGCACTTCTGTAACGTTCGTAGAACGGGACAACAAAGGACGTATAACGGTCGAAGAGGGTATTGTGATCGTTCCGAGATCAAGATACGACTACACCACAAAAACCATAGAAATTACCATGTTTAAAAAGATCCTCGATTTAATCCTCGAAGTAGAGGAACGGTTCACAACCATAGACGTTAAAAACGTCATGGAGCTGGAGAGCAAATACAGCATCCGCATGGCGATGATTTTAGAGCAGATTTTCGGATTTAAGGGCAATCCTGAGAATTGGGACGTACAACAGCAAAAGAAGTTTTCTCTCGATGATTTAAACGATTTGTTTGGTACAAAGTACAAAAACTTCACCGATTTTGAACGTAAAGTTCTCAAACCGACAAAAGAAGAAATGGACGATAAAAGCGAGATCAGCTTTTCATACGTCATTAACAAGGGGTACAACTCTCCCCTTGATCGAGGACGACCGAAAGCTCTTTCGGTCACGATTAAACTCGTACAAAACAAACTTCGACAAAGGAGATTATTTTGAACGAAAAGCCTTCCATTGAGCAAT
Coding sequences within it:
- a CDS encoding replication initiation protein, with translation MNPREARELLQKQKEEEVKDLVKISNSLVEGFVSKSNAVALKMLFYIAKQQYKKNEWDIVEFTLSADDFAKYCNLDHRIIKDNIKTMRSTSVTFVERDNKGRITVEEGIVIVPRSRYDYTTKTIEITMFKKILDLILEVEERFTTIDVKNVMELESKYSIRMAMILEQIFGFKGNPENWDVQQQKKFSLDDLNDLFGTKYKNFTDFERKVLKPTKEEMDDKSEISFSYVINKGYNSPLDRGRPKALSVTIKLVQNKLRQRRLF